In a genomic window of Sus scrofa isolate TJ Tabasco breed Duroc chromosome 4, Sscrofa11.1, whole genome shotgun sequence:
- the FAM189B gene encoding protein FAM189B isoform X1, whose protein sequence is MMPSPSDSSRSLTSRPSTRGLTHLRLHRPWLQALLTLGLAQVLLGILVVTFSMVASSVTTTESVKRSCPSWAGFSLAFSGVVGIVSWKRPFTLVISFFSLLSVLCVMLSMAGSVLSCKNAQLARDFRDCSLEGKVCVCCPTVPLLRPCPESGQELKVAPNSTCDEARGALKNLLFSVCGLTVCAAIICTLSAIVCCIQIFSLDLVHTQLAPERSVSGPLGPLGCTSSPPAPLLHTMLDLEEFVPPVPPPPYYPPEYTCSSETDAQSITYNGSMDSPVPLYPTDCPPSYEAVMGLRGDSQATLFDPQLHDSSCICERVASIVDVSMDSGSLVLSAIGDLPGGSSPSEDSCLLELQGSVRSVDYVLFRSIQRSRAGYCLSLDCGLRGPFEDSPLPRRPPRAARSYSCSAPEAPPPLSAPTAARSCHRLEGWPPWVGPCFPELRRRVPRGGSRPAAAPTPRPPARRFSDSSGSLTPPGHRPPHPAPPPPLLLPRSHSDPGITTSSNTAEFRDLYTKVLEEEAASISSADTGLCSEACLFRLAHCPSPKLLRARSAEKRRPVPTFQKVPLPSGPAPAHSLGDLKGSWPGRGLVARFLQMSRKAPDPNGNGTHGHKQVPRSPWGRPGRESLHLRSCGDLSSGSSLRRLLSGRRLERGTRPQSLSLNGGSRETGL, encoded by the exons ATGATGCCCTCGCCTAGTGATTCCAGCCGCTCCCTGACTAGCCGGCCCAGCACCCGGGGCCTTACCCACCTCCGCCTCCACCGGCCCTGGCTGCAGGCCCTGCTCACGCTGGGGCTGGCTCAGGTGCTCCTGGGCATCCTGGTGGTCACCTTCAGCATGGTGGCCTCCTCCGTCACCACCACCGAGAGCGTCAAGAGGTCCTGCCCGTCTTGGGCTGGATTCTCG CTGGCGTTTTCCGGGGTGGTTGGCATTGTGTCCTGGAAGCGGCCGTTCACTCTAGTG atctccttcttctccttgctCTCGGTGCTCTGTGTCATGCTCAGCATGGCCGGCTCTGTTCTCTCCTGTAAAAACGCTCAGCTAGCCCGAGACTTCCGAGACTGCTCCTTG GAAGGAAAGGTCTGTGTGTGCTGCCCCACTGTTCCTCTCCTCCGGCCCTGTCCAGAGTCAGGGCAGGAACTGAAAGTTGCCCCTAACTCCACCTGTGATGAAGCCCGAGGAGCCCTCAAG aacTTGCTCTTTAGCGTCTGTGGGCTCACCGTTTGCGCTGCCATAATCTGTACCCTGTCTGCTATTGTCTGCTGCATCCAAATCTTCTCCCTGGACCTTGTGCACACG CAGTTGGCCCCTGAGCGCTCAGTCTCAGGCCCTCTGGGGCCTCTGGGCTGCACgtcctcacccccagcccctcttctACACACCATGCTGGACTTGGAGGAATTTGTACCGCCTGTGCCCCCGCCACCCTACTATCCCCCAGAGTACACCTGTAGctcagaaacagatgcacagag CATCACCTACAATGGTTCCATGGATAGCCCTGTACCCTTGTACCCTACTGATTGCCCCCCTTCTTATGAGGCCGTCATGGGGCTACGAGGAGACAGCCAG GCCACTTTGTTTGATCCTCAGCTTCATGACAGCTCCTGTATCTGTGAGCGGGTGGCCTCCATTGTAGATG TGTCCATGGACAGCGGGTCTCTGGTGCTGTCAGCCATCGGTGACCTCCCCGGGGGTTCCAGCCCGTCGGAGGACTCGTGCCTGCTGGAGCTGCAGGGCTCCGTGCGCTCCGTTGACTACGTGCTCTTCCGCTCTATTCAGCGCAGCCGCGCCGGCTACTGCCTCAGCCTGGACTGCGGCCTGCGGGGCCCTTTTGAGGACAGTCCCTTGCCCCGGCGGCCCCCGAGGGCTGCCCGCTCCTATTCCTGCTCTGCCCCCGAGGCCCCACCCCCGCTGAGTGCCCCCACAGCTGCCCGAAGCTGCCACCGGCTGGAAGGCTGGCCACCCTGGGTGGGACCCTGCTTCCCCGAGCTGAGGCGGCGGGTCCCCCGGGGAGGCAGCCGGCCAGCTGCGGCCCCGACCCCCCGACCCCCAGCTCGCCGCTTCAGCGATAGCTCAGGTTCCCTCACCCCACCGGGGCACCGGCCTCCTCATCCGGCTCCCCCACCACCGCTGCTGCTGCCACGGTCCCACAGTGACCCGGGCATCACCACCTCCAGCAACACCG cTGAATTCAGGGACCTTTATACCAAAGTGCTTGAGGAAGAAGCTGCTTCCATTTCCTCTGCAGATACAG ggctCTGCTCTGAAGCCTGCCTCTTCCGTCTAGCCCACTGCCCTTCCCCCAAGTTGCTCCGTGCCCGCTCAGCCGAGAAACGGCGCCCTGTGCCCACCTTCCAGAAGGTCCCCCTGCCCTCGGGCCCTGCACCTGCCCACTCCCTAGGGGACCTGAAGGGCAGCTGGCCAGGCCGGGGCTTGGTCGCTCGTTTCCTCCAGATGTCCAGGAAGGCCCCGGACCCCAATGGGAATGGAACCCATGGGCATAAGCAG GTGCCCCGGAGCCCGTGGGGCCGGCCAGGCCGAGAGAGCCTCCACCTTCGCAGCTGCGGTGACCTGAGCTCCGGCTCCTCCCTGAGGCGCCTCCTGTCTGGCCGCAGGCTGGAGCGTGGTACCCGCCCCCAAAGCCTCAGCCTCAATGGGGGCAGCCGGGAGACTGGGCTCTGA
- the FAM189B gene encoding protein FAM189B isoform X2, with translation MMPSPSDSSRSLTSRPSTRGLTHLRLHRPWLQALLTLGLAQVLLGILVVTFSMVASSVTTTESVKRSCPSWAGFSLAFSGVVGIVSWKRPFTLVISFFSLLSVLCVMLSMAGSVLSCKNAQLARDFRDCSLEGKVCVCCPTVPLLRPCPESGQELKVAPNSTCDEARGALKNLLFSVCGLTVCAAIICTLSAIVCCIQIFSLDLVHTLAPERSVSGPLGPLGCTSSPPAPLLHTMLDLEEFVPPVPPPPYYPPEYTCSSETDAQSITYNGSMDSPVPLYPTDCPPSYEAVMGLRGDSQATLFDPQLHDSSCICERVASIVDVSMDSGSLVLSAIGDLPGGSSPSEDSCLLELQGSVRSVDYVLFRSIQRSRAGYCLSLDCGLRGPFEDSPLPRRPPRAARSYSCSAPEAPPPLSAPTAARSCHRLEGWPPWVGPCFPELRRRVPRGGSRPAAAPTPRPPARRFSDSSGSLTPPGHRPPHPAPPPPLLLPRSHSDPGITTSSNTAEFRDLYTKVLEEEAASISSADTGLCSEACLFRLAHCPSPKLLRARSAEKRRPVPTFQKVPLPSGPAPAHSLGDLKGSWPGRGLVARFLQMSRKAPDPNGNGTHGHKQVPRSPWGRPGRESLHLRSCGDLSSGSSLRRLLSGRRLERGTRPQSLSLNGGSRETGL, from the exons ATGATGCCCTCGCCTAGTGATTCCAGCCGCTCCCTGACTAGCCGGCCCAGCACCCGGGGCCTTACCCACCTCCGCCTCCACCGGCCCTGGCTGCAGGCCCTGCTCACGCTGGGGCTGGCTCAGGTGCTCCTGGGCATCCTGGTGGTCACCTTCAGCATGGTGGCCTCCTCCGTCACCACCACCGAGAGCGTCAAGAGGTCCTGCCCGTCTTGGGCTGGATTCTCG CTGGCGTTTTCCGGGGTGGTTGGCATTGTGTCCTGGAAGCGGCCGTTCACTCTAGTG atctccttcttctccttgctCTCGGTGCTCTGTGTCATGCTCAGCATGGCCGGCTCTGTTCTCTCCTGTAAAAACGCTCAGCTAGCCCGAGACTTCCGAGACTGCTCCTTG GAAGGAAAGGTCTGTGTGTGCTGCCCCACTGTTCCTCTCCTCCGGCCCTGTCCAGAGTCAGGGCAGGAACTGAAAGTTGCCCCTAACTCCACCTGTGATGAAGCCCGAGGAGCCCTCAAG aacTTGCTCTTTAGCGTCTGTGGGCTCACCGTTTGCGCTGCCATAATCTGTACCCTGTCTGCTATTGTCTGCTGCATCCAAATCTTCTCCCTGGACCTTGTGCACACG TTGGCCCCTGAGCGCTCAGTCTCAGGCCCTCTGGGGCCTCTGGGCTGCACgtcctcacccccagcccctcttctACACACCATGCTGGACTTGGAGGAATTTGTACCGCCTGTGCCCCCGCCACCCTACTATCCCCCAGAGTACACCTGTAGctcagaaacagatgcacagag CATCACCTACAATGGTTCCATGGATAGCCCTGTACCCTTGTACCCTACTGATTGCCCCCCTTCTTATGAGGCCGTCATGGGGCTACGAGGAGACAGCCAG GCCACTTTGTTTGATCCTCAGCTTCATGACAGCTCCTGTATCTGTGAGCGGGTGGCCTCCATTGTAGATG TGTCCATGGACAGCGGGTCTCTGGTGCTGTCAGCCATCGGTGACCTCCCCGGGGGTTCCAGCCCGTCGGAGGACTCGTGCCTGCTGGAGCTGCAGGGCTCCGTGCGCTCCGTTGACTACGTGCTCTTCCGCTCTATTCAGCGCAGCCGCGCCGGCTACTGCCTCAGCCTGGACTGCGGCCTGCGGGGCCCTTTTGAGGACAGTCCCTTGCCCCGGCGGCCCCCGAGGGCTGCCCGCTCCTATTCCTGCTCTGCCCCCGAGGCCCCACCCCCGCTGAGTGCCCCCACAGCTGCCCGAAGCTGCCACCGGCTGGAAGGCTGGCCACCCTGGGTGGGACCCTGCTTCCCCGAGCTGAGGCGGCGGGTCCCCCGGGGAGGCAGCCGGCCAGCTGCGGCCCCGACCCCCCGACCCCCAGCTCGCCGCTTCAGCGATAGCTCAGGTTCCCTCACCCCACCGGGGCACCGGCCTCCTCATCCGGCTCCCCCACCACCGCTGCTGCTGCCACGGTCCCACAGTGACCCGGGCATCACCACCTCCAGCAACACCG cTGAATTCAGGGACCTTTATACCAAAGTGCTTGAGGAAGAAGCTGCTTCCATTTCCTCTGCAGATACAG ggctCTGCTCTGAAGCCTGCCTCTTCCGTCTAGCCCACTGCCCTTCCCCCAAGTTGCTCCGTGCCCGCTCAGCCGAGAAACGGCGCCCTGTGCCCACCTTCCAGAAGGTCCCCCTGCCCTCGGGCCCTGCACCTGCCCACTCCCTAGGGGACCTGAAGGGCAGCTGGCCAGGCCGGGGCTTGGTCGCTCGTTTCCTCCAGATGTCCAGGAAGGCCCCGGACCCCAATGGGAATGGAACCCATGGGCATAAGCAG GTGCCCCGGAGCCCGTGGGGCCGGCCAGGCCGAGAGAGCCTCCACCTTCGCAGCTGCGGTGACCTGAGCTCCGGCTCCTCCCTGAGGCGCCTCCTGTCTGGCCGCAGGCTGGAGCGTGGTACCCGCCCCCAAAGCCTCAGCCTCAATGGGGGCAGCCGGGAGACTGGGCTCTGA
- the GBA gene encoding glucosylceramidase precursor (The RefSeq protein has 2 substitutions compared to this genomic sequence), giving the protein MELSSPSREECPRPQGRVGIMAASLMGLLLLQAASWASGARPCSPKSFGYSSVVCVCNATYCDSLDPLTLPDPGTFSRFESTRSGRRMELSLGTFQANRTSKGLLLTLQPDQKFQKVKGFGGAMTDAAALNILALSPQARNLLLKSYFSEEGIEYNIIRVPMASCDFSIRIYTYADTPDDFQLLNFSLPEEDVKLKIPLIHQALKMAQRPVSLFASPWTSPTWLKTNGAVNGKGTLKGHPGDRYHQTWAKYFVKFLDAYAEHNLHFWAVTAENEPSAGLFTGYPFQCLGFTPEHQRDFIARDPGPTLANSTHRNVRLLMLDDQRLLLPHWAQVVLADPEAAKYVHGIAVHWYLDFLAPAKATLGETHRLFPNTMLFASEACVGSKFWEQSVRLGSWDRGVQYSHSIITNLLYHVVGWTDWNLALNPEGGPNWVRNFVDSPIIVDISKDTFYKQPMFYHLGHFSKFIPEGSQRVGLAASEKNNLDTVALLRPDGSAVVVVLNRSSKDVPLTIKDPALGFLETISPSYSIHTYLWHRK; this is encoded by the exons ATGGAGCTCTCAAGTCCTTCCAGAGAG GAGTGTCCCAGACCCCAGGGCAGAGTAGGTATCATGGCCGCCAGCCTCATGGGATTGCTTCTACTTCAAGCAGCATCATGGGCATCAG GTGCCCGcccctgcagccctaaaagcttTGGGTACAGCTCAGTGGTCTGTGTTTGCAATGCCACCTACTGTGATTCTCTTGACCCCCTGACCCTGCCTGACCCTGGCACCTTCAGCCGCTTTGAGAGCACACGCAGCGGGCGCCGAATGGAGCTGAGCCTGGGGACCTTCCAGGCCAACCGCACAAGCAAAG GGCTTCTACTGACCCTGCAGCCAGATCAGAAGTTCCAGAAAGTGAAGGGATTTGGAGGGGCCATGACAGATGCTGCTGCTCTCAACATCCTTGCCCTGTCACCCCAGGCCCGGAATTTGCTACTCAAATCATACTTCTCTGAAGAAG GAATTGAATACAATATCATCCGGGTGCCTATGGCCAGCTGTGACTTCTCCATCCGCATCTACACCTATGCCGACACCCCTGATGACTTCCAGTTGCTCAACTTCAGCCTCCCCGAGGAAGATGTCAAGCTCAAG ATACCCCTGATTCACCAAGCCCTGAAGATGGCCCAGCGCCCTGTCTCCCTCTTTGCCAGTCCCTGGACATCACCCACTTGGCTCAAGACCAATGGGGCAGTGAATGGGAAGGGGACACTCAAGGGTCATCCGGGGGATCGCTACCACCAGACCTGGGCCAAATACTTTGTCAA GTTCCTGGATGCCTATGCTGAGCACAATTTACACTTCTGGGCAGTGACAGCCGAGAACGAGCCTTCTGCAGGGCTCTTTACTGGGTACCCCTTCCAGTGCCTGGGCTTCACCCCCGAACACCAGCGAGACTTCATTGCCCGTGACCTGGGTCCCACCCTGGCCAATAGTACACACCGCAATGTCCGTCTGCTCATGCTGGATGACCAGCGCTTGCTGCTGCCCCACTGGGCCCAGGTG GTGCTGGCGGACCCAGAGGCGGCTAAGTACGTTCATGGCATTGCTGTACACTGGTACCTGGACTTTCTGGCTCCAGCAAAAGCCACCCTGGGGGAGACACACCGCCTGTTCCCCAACACCATGCTTTTTGCCTCAGAGGCCTGTGTGGGTTCCAAGTTCTGGGAGCAGAGCGTACGGCTGGGCTCCTGGGATCGAGGGGTGCAGTATAGCCACAGCATCATCACG AACCTCCTCTACCACGTGGTTGGCTGGACTGACTGGAACCTCGCCCTGAACCCCGAAGGGGGACCCAACTGGGTGCGCAACTTTGTCGACAGCCCCATCATCGTAGACATCTCCAAGGACACATTCTACAAACAGCCCATGTTTTACCACCTTGGCCACTTCAG CAAGTTCATTCCTGAGGGCTCCCAGAGAGTGGGGCTGGCTGCCAGTGAGAAGAACAACTTGGACACGGTGGCACTGCTGCGCCCCGATGGCTCGGCCGTTGTGGTCGTGCTAAACCG ctcctcgaAGGATGTGCCTCTCACCATCAAGGATCCggctctgggcttcctggaaaCGATCTCACCCGGCTACTCCATTCACACCTACCTGTGGCATCGCAAGTGA
- the GBA gene encoding glucosylceramidase isoform X1, translating to MELSSPSREECPRPQGRVGIMAASLMGLLLLQAASWASGARPCSPKSFGYSSVVCVCNATYCDSLDPLTLPDPGTFSRFESTRSGRRMELSLGTFQANRTSKGLLLTLQPDQKFQKVKGFGGAMTDAAALNILALSPQARNLLLKSYFSEEGIEYNIIRVPMASCDFSIRIYTYADTPDDFQLLNFSLPEEDVKLKIPLIHQALKMAQRPVSLFASPWTSPTWLKTNGAVNGKGTLKGHPGDRYHQTWAKYFVKFLDAYAEHNLHFWAVTAENEPSAGLFTGYPFQCLGFTPEHQRDFIARDLGPTLANSTHRNVRLLMLDDQRLLLPHWAQVVLADPEAAKYVHGIAVHWYLDFLAPAKATLGETHRLFPNTMLFASEACVGSKFWEQSVRLGSWDRGVQYSHSIITNLLYHVVGWTDWNLALNPEGGPNWVRNFVDSPIIVDISKDTFYKQPMFYHLGHFSKFIPEGSQRVGLAASEKNNLDTVALLRPDGSAVVVVLNRSSKDVPLTIKDPALGFLETISPGYSIHTYLWHRK from the exons ATGGAGCTCTCAAGTCCTTCCAGAGAG GAGTGTCCCAGACCCCAGGGCAGAGTAGGTATCATGGCCGCCAGCCTCATGGGATTGCTTCTACTTCAAGCAGCATCATGGGCATCAG GTGCCCGcccctgcagccctaaaagcttTGGGTACAGCTCAGTGGTCTGTGTTTGCAATGCCACCTACTGTGATTCTCTTGACCCCCTGACCCTGCCTGACCCTGGCACCTTCAGCCGCTTTGAGAGCACACGCAGCGGGCGCCGAATGGAGCTGAGCCTGGGGACCTTCCAGGCCAACCGCACAAGCAAAG GGCTTCTACTGACCCTGCAGCCAGATCAGAAGTTCCAGAAAGTGAAGGGATTTGGAGGGGCCATGACAGATGCTGCTGCTCTCAACATCCTTGCCCTGTCACCCCAGGCCCGGAATTTGCTACTCAAATCATACTTCTCTGAAGAAG GAATTGAATACAATATCATCCGGGTGCCTATGGCCAGCTGTGACTTCTCCATCCGCATCTACACCTATGCCGACACCCCTGATGACTTCCAGTTGCTCAACTTCAGCCTCCCCGAGGAAGATGTCAAGCTCAAG ATACCCCTGATTCACCAAGCCCTGAAGATGGCCCAGCGCCCTGTCTCCCTCTTTGCCAGTCCCTGGACATCACCCACTTGGCTCAAGACCAATGGGGCAGTGAATGGGAAGGGGACACTCAAGGGTCATCCGGGGGATCGCTACCACCAGACCTGGGCCAAATACTTTGTCAA GTTCCTGGATGCCTATGCTGAGCACAATTTACACTTCTGGGCAGTGACAGCCGAGAACGAGCCTTCTGCAGGGCTCTTTACTGGGTACCCCTTCCAGTGCCTGGGCTTCACCCCCGAACACCAGCGAGACTTCATTGCCCGTGACCTGGGTCCCACCCTGGCCAATAGTACACACCGCAATGTCCGTCTGCTCATGCTGGATGACCAGCGCTTGCTGCTGCCCCACTGGGCCCAGGTG GTGCTGGCGGACCCAGAGGCGGCTAAGTACGTTCATGGCATTGCTGTACACTGGTACCTGGACTTTCTGGCTCCAGCAAAAGCCACCCTGGGGGAGACACACCGCCTGTTCCCCAACACCATGCTTTTTGCCTCAGAGGCCTGTGTGGGTTCCAAGTTCTGGGAGCAGAGCGTACGGCTGGGCTCCTGGGATCGAGGGGTGCAGTATAGCCACAGCATCATCACG AACCTCCTCTACCACGTGGTTGGCTGGACTGACTGGAACCTCGCCCTGAACCCCGAAGGGGGACCCAACTGGGTGCGCAACTTTGTCGACAGCCCCATCATCGTAGACATCTCCAAGGACACATTCTACAAACAGCCCATGTTTTACCACCTTGGCCACTTCAG CAAGTTCATTCCTGAGGGCTCCCAGAGAGTGGGGCTGGCTGCCAGTGAGAAGAACAACTTGGACACGGTGGCACTGCTGCGCCCCGATGGCTCGGCCGTTGTGGTCGTGCTAAACCG ctcctcgaAGGATGTGCCTCTCACCATCAAGGATCCggctctgggcttcctggaaaCGATCTCACCCGGCTACTCCATTCACACCTACCTGTGGCATCGCAAGTGA